CGAAACCTCCTCGATGCCGAAAAGGCCGCATAGATATGGGTCTTCCCCATAGGACTCTTCGACCCGTCCCCAACGTAAATCGCGTACTACGTCTATACAGGGGGATAGAACTTGTCGAAATCCCATGCTGTGTAGATCGTCGGAAATCATTTGCGTTTTCTTTCGTGCCAGTTCGGGATTAAAGGTGCTCCCCAAAGCGATGTTTTGGGGATATATGGTGGCTCCGTCGTGCACAGCACCGTGCAGAGATTCTGCAACCGTGAAGATGGGTATTCCCAACCGGGTTTTTTCTACCATGTATTTTTGAATGAGATACATGCTTTTAGCGCAATTGTCGCCGGTGAGGGGAAAGCCTTCGACAAATCCCCATGAAGTATTACCTGCCCAATCGGTCAGTTTTTTCATATCGAGCTCTTGCCCGTTAAAAATTTTCGAAGAGTGTATGTGCCGTATTTGTGCGATTTTTTCATCGACAGTCATGCGGTTCAGCAAGTCTTCTACGCGTTCCTCGATGGGGAGATTTTTGTTTTTGTATGGTAGGGATTGGGCTTTTGCCATATCGAGGGTCGATGTGGCGGTGAGAAGGGATAAAAAGGCTATAAAAATTTTGTGTCGCATAATGTGGTATGTTTTTAAGGATTCTGTTTCTGTAAAAAGACAACCGACATAGGTTTTTTTACATAGGAGAACCGTGATATTTAAATGTTTTTATAGGTTTGTTGTAATTCGATGAAGTATTTTTTATAGATTTCTTCAACAGCAGAAATCGCATTTCCGGTAGAGGTACTATCGTAGCGTGTATCGGAGTCGACCCAATTTTTTTCGATTTGGAAATAATCGGGTTCTTGTGCGGTTTCTCCTCTCAATAGAGCCAGTTTGTAGTCGACCCATGCTTTCCAACGAGGCAGATACATGTCTCTCATCAACCCGCTCCATTCTTTAAGGGCGTAATCGTGGAGTTTTGAGTCGTGGTTTGTCCAAGTGGTAATTTGTCTTTTTGCATTTGCAACGAAACGCTCCTGTTCCTGAGGCGTACAAGCGGCGTTGCGTGCTTGGTTTATCCATGTTCCTACATTGAACTCTTTGCGGGTGGACAGCAGTTTGTCTTCGTCTCGAATGAGAACGAGGAATTTGGAGGAATAGGTTTGAAATCCTTTTAAGTCGTTTCGATAAAAGGCGTTTACTGCCTGTTTGTGAAGATATTTTGCGTAATCACCCAAAACTTGTCGTGTGAGATCTACCAAATCATATTGATAGGTTTCGGATTGTGCGAATTCGTGCCGGACATTGTACATGCATTCCCATGCTGTAACGATTTCTGCGGGATCATAGAAAATCTCGGCAGTACCCCATGACGAGGCGTGTTTGATTGTATCGGAGGGGCGTGCACATATATAAGATTCGACGGGTCCTCCTATTTCATTGTGACATTCGTAAATGGTTTTCGACAGAATTTCCCAAGCTCGATTGCAGTTTGGATCGGCTTTACCGTACCGATATTGCGTATATTGGTTCACCCAGTCTTTTATATCGATGCTATCTTCTCTCCAAGCCATGTCGTATACCATGTCATATACGACGGGAATCGTACCGATTCCCTCGGGTGCTGTTCCTATTCCACATAGGTTTTTTCCCAACGGGTGGTTTTTGGCAAAGACTACCCCCGAGGCATAACTGCTCATTTTGCCATGCAGCCCTGTTTTCCCGCCGAAATTGGGCAGTGCGCACCAAATCCAGTCGTGGTGCATGTGTCCTTCGGCTTTGTAAAACAACGAGTTTTTTATGCCGCCCCATTGGGGACGCTCGCATGCCATGAGGTCGAGAATGATGGCCTCGCCATGTTCCAACCCTTCCAATAGGTCGCGCATGGGATTACGTTGCCAGCCTTGTATGATCCATACAGCTTCCGGGGTTTTACGTCTCATGGCTTTCAGTATTTTTTTAGCCGCGGCTTTTACATCGATACCTTCCGATTGACCTCCTTCGTGGAATGGGTCTCCGGCGAAATAAACGGCTTTACCGAACAGTTTTTCCTGTTCTTCGTAGTATATGTCGGCGATTTTATCGAAAAGGGGATCGTTCGGGTCTAGGAACGCAGGACGTTGATAGGTTTGCCATTCACCTTGTTCCTTGATGTTGGCTTCGGGGAATTTTTCTTTCAAACTGTTGGGAACCATGCCATAGAATCCCTGAAAGACGGGAGCCATATCCAACTCTCTCATGCGACGCAGCATTTTTTGTTGGAGGTCGGTTTGCCGGTCTATGAATTTTTGGGAAACGGGGCCACCGAAGCCTTCGAGATTACCCATGAGCCACCACGCTTCATAACCGGCTCCGGGAAGGAATTCCGATATTTCTTTTTCGTTATATCCCAGTCTTTTGAGCGTGTTTTGCCAAACGGCGTACTGGCTGTTGACAGCCATGAGAGGGAGATTGACACCTTGCAGGGCCATGCGGTCTATTTCTTTTTCCCATTCTTCCCACCCCCAAAAAGCCATAGAGTAGCTATATGTGCAATAATTTAGATAATACCGCAGGGGTTGAGAGGCTTCGATATGAACCGGTTCACCGACTGCGGGCAGTGTATCGGGTATGGAAGCCAGATTATCGCCACACCAAGAAACAGAGGCATGGCAATAATGGCGCAGGTAGTGGTTTAGTCCGCGTGCCATAGAGATTCCGTTATTCCCTTGTATCTCTATTTTATCGCCATTCTGCCTTAGTTCGAAGAAATCTTTTTCGGCAGGAACGAGCGTAAAGATGAAATTATCGGAGTGCGATGGTACAATGCGTTCGGCGAGCCGGGCGGCAGAGTCTGTATATTCCGGAGTCCGGGAGCAAGAAGTGATCCATAAGGCTATGAGTCCTATGAATAAGAAACAGTGTCTTAACATGGCTTTATGAAAGTTTCAATTAAATTTATTTACATATAATGTCTGTGAATACAGGATAGTGGTCCGAAATTTCACCCAAATCTATCGTTTTTCCCTCGATATTTATTTCTCTCACGATTTTGCTGTCGACTATCTTTATTTTATTCTTCCCTTTTTTGCTCAATAAAATGAAGTCGATCAATGCGCCGTTGTCGGTTCTTCCGGGGATCGTGTTGCCGACCGTGTCGCTTGCAACGATAAAATCTTTTTCGTATAGAGGGAAAGATGCGCTGTTTCGCGACCAGCGGAAAGAATCGTTGAGGTCTCCGGCCACGAATACGGGTTTTTTCATTTCGCGGGAGTCGTTGCAAATGATTTTAGTTCCTTGTCTGCGTTTTTCGTTATTGAGGTCGGAATGTGTGGCGATGAATACAAATTTTTCGAGTTCCAGTTGAATGGCTGCTCTCGGCTCGTCTCCCGGGAGATAAGCGATGTACCGGCTGACAATCGGCAGATTTTTTCTAACCAATGCGCCGCAACCGATGCTTCCTTTCTTGTCGAAGCGAGCCGCATTGGCATACACATCGGTATATTCGATTCCTGTATGTTCGGCTATTTCGTGCAGCAGATAACGGTTTCCCCGGCTTTGAGAGGCACTGTCCAATTCTTGCAAGGCGATGACGTCGGCATCCAAAGCTTTGATGACTTGTGCAAGTTTTTTCACGTTGCTTTCGTTAATTTCTCCCGGATCATAACCTCCTTTACAATAGTGGGTGTTGTAAGTGAGTAGTCTGATTGTTCCCGGGGCTTTGGGATAGGACTGCGGTTTTACCGAGAACAATGTCCCGGCCAAAACGATAGAGAGTAATATTGCTTTCTTCATGATGTGTTTTATGTGTTTGTCGGCTGTTTTTATAGGGATAAAAAGAACTCGAAGTTCATTTATATGGACTTTGATAATTGTATAAATAAGTTTAATAAGAATGACTTATCTCTTGATAATCTTTCCTTTGAATGTCGTGCCGTTATCTGCGAAAATTTCCACGATGTATATTCCGTTCGATAAAGAGGAGATGTCGACCGATGCCGTGCCGGGGTTGTTTGCCTCTAATTGTTTTTGACCGGTCATCGAGTAGATGTTTATTTTTCTGACGGGGGATTCGCTTTGAATGTTTAATGTGTTTTGCACTTGGGTGGGATATATTCGAATCGAATTGCTTCGGGTAGCATTTTCGATTCCGCTTAGCCCGGGAATCTCGATGTCTACATAAACAGGGTAGTGGTCGGATATCGATCCTAAGTCAATGACAGACCCGTTTACTTTCAACGTGCGGACAATGTGTGTCTCAACGATTTTAATTCCCGAGTCTTTATAATCTTTGAACAAGATATAATCGATGAGAGCCCCGTTGTCGGTCCGGCCCGGAATGGTGTTACCTTCTGTATCGCTGACGATAGAAAATTTATCGGCCAGTACGGGGAATGCGATTCCTCCGTTGCTCCATCGGTGAGAATCGTTTAAATCGCCGGCGAGGAAACAGGGTTTACGGATAAAGTCGGTTTCATTGACCAATGTGCTTGCGCTTTGGGTTCTTTTTGCATCGTTCAGGTCGAGGTGGGTTCCCATGAATGTGAATTTCTCGAAGTCCACCCGTACTGCGCTACGGGCTTCATCGCCTGCCAACGGGATAATCTTTTTCTTTACTACTTCCAAATCTTTTTTAAAGAGTAGTCCCGGACCTACTTTACCGCCATTGATGGGGGCTAAGCCTCCGAAGATGTGCTGATAATCGAGTCCGGTAAATTTAGAGATTTGTTTTAACAGATCTCTCCTTCTACGGTCGCTCATGGCGCTGTCCAGTTCTTGCAGGGCAACCACATCGGGGTCGAGGGCTTCGATAACCGAGGCAAGGCGCTGAGTGTTGTAATCGTCGATAGAGCCGGGGTCGCTTCCTCCTTTGCAATAATGAGTGTTGTAGGTGAGCAGACGAATGACATTTTCTTTTTTGGGGTATGTCTGAGCGTTCAAACTGATGTTCAGACAGATAAAAAACGCGAGTAATAGAGTAATTTTTTTCATGATAAATGTTTTTGTTTTGAAAGCCGACGTGTTGTCGAA
The sequence above is drawn from the Barnesiella intestinihominis YIT 11860 genome and encodes:
- a CDS encoding alpha-N-acetylglucosaminidase codes for the protein MLRHCFLFIGLIALWITSCSRTPEYTDSAARLAERIVPSHSDNFIFTLVPAEKDFFELRQNGDKIEIQGNNGISMARGLNHYLRHYCHASVSWCGDNLASIPDTLPAVGEPVHIEASQPLRYYLNYCTYSYSMAFWGWEEWEKEIDRMALQGVNLPLMAVNSQYAVWQNTLKRLGYNEKEISEFLPGAGYEAWWLMGNLEGFGGPVSQKFIDRQTDLQQKMLRRMRELDMAPVFQGFYGMVPNSLKEKFPEANIKEQGEWQTYQRPAFLDPNDPLFDKIADIYYEEQEKLFGKAVYFAGDPFHEGGQSEGIDVKAAAKKILKAMRRKTPEAVWIIQGWQRNPMRDLLEGLEHGEAIILDLMACERPQWGGIKNSLFYKAEGHMHHDWIWCALPNFGGKTGLHGKMSSYASGVVFAKNHPLGKNLCGIGTAPEGIGTIPVVYDMVYDMAWREDSIDIKDWVNQYTQYRYGKADPNCNRAWEILSKTIYECHNEIGGPVESYICARPSDTIKHASSWGTAEIFYDPAEIVTAWECMYNVRHEFAQSETYQYDLVDLTRQVLGDYAKYLHKQAVNAFYRNDLKGFQTYSSKFLVLIRDEDKLLSTRKEFNVGTWINQARNAACTPQEQERFVANAKRQITTWTNHDSKLHDYALKEWSGLMRDMYLPRWKAWVDYKLALLRGETAQEPDYFQIEKNWVDSDTRYDSTSTGNAISAVEEIYKKYFIELQQTYKNI
- a CDS encoding endonuclease/exonuclease/phosphatase family protein, whose translation is MKKAILLSIVLAGTLFSVKPQSYPKAPGTIRLLTYNTHYCKGGYDPGEINESNVKKLAQVIKALDADVIALQELDSASQSRGNRYLLHEIAEHTGIEYTDVYANAARFDKKGSIGCGALVRKNLPIVSRYIAYLPGDEPRAAIQLELEKFVFIATHSDLNNEKRRQGTKIICNDSREMKKPVFVAGDLNDSFRWSRNSASFPLYEKDFIVASDTVGNTIPGRTDNGALIDFILLSKKGKNKIKIVDSKIVREINIEGKTIDLGEISDHYPVFTDIICK
- a CDS encoding endonuclease/exonuclease/phosphatase family protein, translated to MKKITLLLAFFICLNISLNAQTYPKKENVIRLLTYNTHYCKGGSDPGSIDDYNTQRLASVIEALDPDVVALQELDSAMSDRRRRDLLKQISKFTGLDYQHIFGGLAPINGGKVGPGLLFKKDLEVVKKKIIPLAGDEARSAVRVDFEKFTFMGTHLDLNDAKRTQSASTLVNETDFIRKPCFLAGDLNDSHRWSNGGIAFPVLADKFSIVSDTEGNTIPGRTDNGALIDYILFKDYKDSGIKIVETHIVRTLKVNGSVIDLGSISDHYPVYVDIEIPGLSGIENATRSNSIRIYPTQVQNTLNIQSESPVRKINIYSMTGQKQLEANNPGTASVDISSLSNGIYIVEIFADNGTTFKGKIIKR